AGGAAGGCACGGAACGCATCCGTCTTGCCGAATTCACTGAGAAGGCGTACCTGGACTATTCCATGTATGTCATTCTCGACCGCGCCCTGCCGCATATTGGCGACGGTCTCAAGCCCGTACAGCGACGCATCGTGTACGCCATGTCCGAGCTGGGACTGTCTGCGGCCAGCAAACACAAGAAATCTGCCCGCACCGTGGGCGATGTGCTGGGCAAGTTTCATCCTCATGGCGATACGGCTTGTTATGAAGCCATGGTGCTCATGGCCCAGTCCTTTTCCTATCGTTACCCGCTCATCGACGGTCAGGGAAACTGGGGCTCCCCGGACGATCCCAAATCCTTTGCCGCCATGCGCTATACGGAAGCCCGCCTGACGCCTTATGCCAAAGTGCTGCTGGCGGAGCTCGGGCAGGGTACCGTGGAATGGACGCCCAACTTCGATGGCACCATGAAGGAACCCAGCCTGCTGCCCGCACGACTGCCCAATGTGCTGCTCAATGGGGCCACGGGTATTGCCGTGGGCATGGCTACGGATATTCCTCCCCACAACCTGCGGGAAGTGGTCAGCGCCTGCATCCGCCTTATCGAGGCGCCGAAGAGCACCCTGGAAGAGCTCTGTGAGCATGTGCCGGGGCCGGATTTCCCGACCCGGGCAGAGATCGTCACCCCCAGGGCGGATCTTCTGAAGATCTACCAGACCGGTCGCGGAAGCGTCAAAGCCCGGGCGCGCTGGGAAAGAGAGGAGGGCAACCTGGTGGTGAATGCCTTGCCCTACCAGGTGTCCGGCGCCAGGATCCTGGAACAGATCGCCAGCCAGATGCGGGCAAAGAAACTGCCCTGGATCGAGGATCTGCGGGACGAGTCCGACCATGAGAATCCTACCCGCCTGGTGATCGTGCCACGCTCCAACCGGGTGGATGTGGAACGGCTCATGTCCCATCTGTTCGCCACTACGGATCTGGAGCGCAGCTACCGGGTGAATCTCAACCTTATCGGCCTGGATGGTCGCCCACAGGTGAAGAACCTGCGGGAGATTCTGGTGGAGTGGCTGGAGTTCCGCTTCGCTACCGTCCGTCGGCGGTTGCAGCATCGCCTTAACAAGGTGCTGGACAGGCTGCACCTGCTGGAAGGCCTGCTCGTTGCATTCCTCAATATCGATGAGGTCATCCATATCATCCGCACTGAAGATGAGCCCCGGCCCGTGCTCATGTCGCGCTTTGAGCTCACGGAAATCCAGGCGGACTATGTACTGGATACCAAGTTGCGGCAACTCGCCCGTCTGGAAGAAATGAAGATCCGCGCCGAGCAGGAAGAGCTGGCAACAGAACGGGACTGGCTGGAGAAGACTCTGGGGTCGAAACAACGCATGAAAACCCTGGTACGCAAGGAGTTGCTGGCGGATGCCGAAGAATA
This sequence is a window from Thiolapillus brandeum. Protein-coding genes within it:
- the parC gene encoding DNA topoisomerase IV subunit A, coding for MSEHYTEEGTERIRLAEFTEKAYLDYSMYVILDRALPHIGDGLKPVQRRIVYAMSELGLSAASKHKKSARTVGDVLGKFHPHGDTACYEAMVLMAQSFSYRYPLIDGQGNWGSPDDPKSFAAMRYTEARLTPYAKVLLAELGQGTVEWTPNFDGTMKEPSLLPARLPNVLLNGATGIAVGMATDIPPHNLREVVSACIRLIEAPKSTLEELCEHVPGPDFPTRAEIVTPRADLLKIYQTGRGSVKARARWEREEGNLVVNALPYQVSGARILEQIASQMRAKKLPWIEDLRDESDHENPTRLVIVPRSNRVDVERLMSHLFATTDLERSYRVNLNLIGLDGRPQVKNLREILVEWLEFRFATVRRRLQHRLNKVLDRLHLLEGLLVAFLNIDEVIHIIRTEDEPRPVLMSRFELTEIQADYVLDTKLRQLARLEEMKIRAEQEELATERDWLEKTLGSKQRMKTLVRKELLADAEEYGDARCSLLVAREAAVAMDESELAPSEPVTVVLSEKGWVRAAKGHEIDPAGLNYKAGDGFCDAVRLRSNQPAIFLDSTGRSYSLMAHTLPSARGQGEPLTGRFAPPDGAVFRAALGGAPEQRWLLASDAGYGFITQAGSLIANTRKGKSVLTLPKGARVLKARPVVDLHTDRVVAVTNEGRMLVIPLSDLPEMARGKGNKIIGIPGKRVAIREEYVVDMLVVPEGGKVRLISGKRHLNLKAADLNAYEGERGRRGNKLPRGFQKVDGLELM